Genomic segment of Candidatus Thermoplasmatota archaeon:
CGAGGCCTTCGTCTTTGGCGGCCGGAACGAGGCGCAGGTATTCGACGACGTCATCGCCTTTGACGCGTCCCACAACGTCGCCTTCGACGAGAGCGTATTGCCCTCCAAGATGTCGAGCTCACCTTCGATCTGGGACGGGAGCCACGCTTTCGTCTTCGGCGGTATCGACGACATTGGCGTCAAGCTCGACCGGATAATAAGATACGATTCCCACGGCGGTACGGCGGAGGTCATGAGTGCAACGCTTCCCAACGGGAGAGTGGGCTCCTCTGCCGTGTGGGACGGAGACCACGCATTCATCTTCGGCGGGCATGACACGGAGTTCCTCAGCGAGATCGTCAGGTACGACACATCAACGGACACGATCACAGTCATGTCGTCCGGGCTTCCTAGCGGGATAGCGGGAACGTCCGCAATCTGGGACGGTTCCCATGTGTACATATTCGGTGGCAGAGACAACGCTTCCGCACTCGATCAGATCCTGAGATACGACCCGAGCACGGACACCATCGAGAAGCTCGGAGAGACTCTGCCAGGCCCAAGGTTCCACGCTTCAGCCATCTGGGATGGCGAGAGCGCCTACATCTTCGGCGGGAGGAACATGGAGACGACGCTGGACGAGATCGTGCGGTTCACCCCGTCGACTCAGAACGTGACGCTCCTCTCAGTCGGACTGCCAAGCCCCCGGGAGCTCACGTGCGCGATCTGGGACGGCGAGACTGCACACATCTTTGGCGGGATGAAAGCGTTCGTCGCGCTGGACGATATCCTGGGGTTCGACCCAACTGGCGGCGGACCTGCGGGAATGTGGGAGTCCCCGCTCCTTTATGTGCTCCTGGCGGTCGTGATCGTCTCCATGGCGACCGTTGTGGCCTGGCTGGCCAGAGAGCGCGACTGAGCTCAGGGAGGCACCATGGTCAGGAGCTCCAATTCCGGAGGGATGTGAGATGGCCGAAGAGATGTATGACGAGCACGGAAGGGTGAAGACCGAGCGGGAGTTGGCCCCGCCGGCCGAACGCAGGTATGGCAAGTGGATGGCGATCGTCGCCGGAGTCCTGATTCTCGTACCATCCATTCTGGTCATGATCATCAGCATATCTTTCTTGGTCTTCGGCGCCTCCGACATCACCGGTTTTGGCTTCTACGCGTTCGTGCTCGGTTGGTGGGTCCTCTTCTTCGGGATCGGGGGAATGGCTGGCGCAATATGCGCGCTGATGCGAACGCGCGGTCTGTTGGCGGTCACGGGCGCTGTCCTCATGATGCTCGTGATGCCCTATTTCGGCGCCCCTGCACTCCTGCTACTCTATTTCGCGAGGGACGAGTTCTCGTAGATCCTTGACGGGAGGCAAGTCGGAATGGAGATGGAGGAACTGCTGACCGATGCGGGATTCGCGCTGGTGATATCAGGTCTGCTTGCGGCGACCTTCACGTTCGCGTACGTCGGCAACTGCGGGGAAGCAGCCTACCGCGAACTCCACGGCGAGGATTGCGGTCTCTACCCGCCCATGTTCTACGGCGGTGTCATCGTTGGCGCCGTCGGATTCCTCATGGTCGGTGCTGGCGTCCTGGGCGCGAGGAGGTCCAAGGATCCGCCGCCCGAGGAAGAGAACTGGACCAGTGGATTTGGGCCCGCTCATGCAAAGGAATCGAAGTCGAAGAAGTAGTCCAAGCTGAGTTGGCCAGACGCTTCCGTCAGTCTTCTCCATTCCTCTTCCTGGCATCCGAGAAGACATGTCTGCAGTCCCGGCAGATGCCTGAACCGTCGGGATAGACCGCGAGGTTCCCCGAGCCGCACTCCTCGCAGGTCAGTCCAGAGATCTCTTCCGTTCTAAGCGTCTCCACTCTGGGGATTCTCCTCCTCAGGTTCCATCGGGGTTCCAGTCGGTGCTCTCCAAGGATGTAGAAGATGGCAACGTGGATGATTATCATTGGCACCAGCAGGGCCCAGGACAGAGAATTGGCAAAGAAGATCATCGCACCAACCAGAAGGATGATGACAAGGACCATGAATATCTTCGCACCGAAGTACGCCCAAGAACGTCTCTTGATTAGGCCAACTCCAAGGATGATGTACCCAAGGCACCCGAGTATGGGTAGCCAGAGGACCAGACACATGAACGGGACGATTGGGAGCATAACGATTAAGGGGGTGATCAGCAGAAGGCCCCATACTACGAGAAACGCTCCGACCAGAGTCGTGACTGGTAATTTCACCTCTTCCGCGACATCCCTCACCTCTGCATCATCGTGCTGCGGCGCTTAAGTGTTTTGGGGAGGACCATGCAGCGGAGAGACATTCGATTCCCATTCAGCAGTCTGATACCGTAGCGAGAGGGTCGACCAAGGGATTGGGGGCTCTCACGTACAGTTTGATATAACGAAGTTAATCTCCAGCCTGGAGGCAACATCATTGGTATACTGTGCAAAGTGCGGTCAGCAAAATGCGGATGGTGCCCAGTTCTGTAGCAACTGCGCCGCTCCCTTCGGAGCCGACAGAAGAGGCAGGGAGAAGGAGTGCGAGAGGGACTGCGAGGATGAATGCCACGGGGGCCCTCCTCGTGGCGGTTCGATCATCTGGGGAGTGATAATCGCCCTCATCGGTCTGTTCATCGTGATTGAGCTCGGCCTGAAGAACGTCGAAGGAATGCCGGATTGGATAGCGAACTTCCAGCTCTGGTGGATCATACCAGTCCTCATCGGCATTGCCATAATCATCGCCGGCATCAGGATGATGGTCAAGAAGGCCTAGGCTCAGTAGGCCTTGCAGACCTCACTGCAGTTCTCGCAGATCTTCGCGTGACGCCAGTTGGAGAGATGGATTCTCGCATCCAGCCAGAGAAATGACACGACTATTGCGAGCAGTGCAGAGGTTGCATCACCCGTCGAGTGAAAGACGCCGGTCACGACGAAGAAGAAGCCGATTACCAGAAGGCCATTGAATGCCGCGTGCAAGAGGGCGTTTCTCCTCGGGAGTGCTATCTCCCCGAATGCCACGACGATGAGGATTAACCCAAGCAGCACGAACAAGCCAGGGATCCCTGGTGACATCCTGGCGGGTATGATGACGAAGATACTCATCAGGATGATGGCCATCACGCTACCACTGGCCAGACCCGTGCAGCCCGCGCACCGAGCTCCCTTGTCGGTTGTGATGACGTGGCTCGCGAACCCTTCACAGTCCGGGTGGTGACCGCGACGTCCTCTGGTTTCCGCCCGACCGTGGCCCTCGCTCGATCCGTTTCCTCTGCCGACAGCCCTACCGATCCATCCTGGTCTGAGAGCCAGTGAGATTCCGAGCAAGCAGCTCCCGATGAACGCCCCGCCCGCGATCAGCCTGTCCAAGATATCCAGGTTCTCTGCTTCCGAGGAGACGAAGAGCGTCATTGCCATGACAATGCACGCACCTATGACCGAGACGACCAAGTAGTATGCCAACTCGCCCTTTCGGCTCAAATCAGACGCCTCAGGTTCCTCAGCACGCTCTTGCCCGCCATGTGGCGGTAGGCTCTTCTCTTGGTCCTGTTCTTCGAAAACAACCCCGCTATGTTACGCGGGAGGGACCCGTAGAAGGCCCTGTAGCATCCATAAAGCTCCTGCTGCACCTCGTCACGCGAGAGCGACTCGGTCGGCATGATAGCGTGAACCATGTCGTAGTGCGCGTAGTTGGAATCCTCGATCCACCCGTTTCGCAAGGCGGTCTCATGGACTTCCGTTCCGGGATATGGCGTGAGGACGGTGTATATCGCCAGGTGAGTGTCCAGCTCGAGAGAGAACCTCCGCAGTTGCTTTATCGACTCCGCCGTGTCCCTCCTCGAGCCCATGACCAGCATGGACTGCGTGAAGACGTCGTTGTCGTTGAGGATCTTCACCGCGCGGGCCGCATCGCCAACTCGCAGCCCCTTCTTGAAATCCTTCAGGATCTCGGGAGAGTTGCTCTCGACACCGATGAGGATCCAGCTGTTCCCCACCTCCCGCAGTTTCGCCACCAGATCGGGGTTGTTGGCGATGTCGTCCGTCCTCGCTTGGAAGAACCAGGCGATGTCGTCGGTGAAATCCCGTTGGCGCAGCTCCCGCCAAAGCTCCTCTCCCCGACTCCTGTAATCGAAGTTGTCATCCGTCAGCCAAAGGAACTTCCCGCCGAATCGCTGATGGAAATGCTCCATCTCATCCGCTATCCGTTTGGGCGATTTCGTCCTCCACACGCCGTTCCAGTGCCTCCACTGCGTGCAGAAAGAGCATCTATGCTTGCAGCCCCGCGAGCCTTCCAGGATCATGTACCTGGTGCTCTTGCCCGCCATCATGGTGAAATGATACTTCCCGATGTTCTTCTCGACGAGATGATACGCGGGGAATGGCAGGGTGTCGAGATTCTCGACCAGCGGGCGCTGCGGTGTGTGAACGACTCCGCCGTTGTTCCTGAACGAGAGCCCTTCGATCCCCCCGACGTCCTGTCCATCTCTCAGGGCTCTGATAAGCTCTACGAGCGTCACTTCCCCCTCTCCCCTGACGATGTAGTCGATCTCGGGGAAGTCGTTGAGGGAATCCTCCGTCGTGAATGAGAAATGCTGACCGCCCAGGACCGTGACTATATCCGAGCTCACCCTCTTCGCCGCTTCCGCGACCTTTGCACAGGCATATGCATTGGCCGTGAATCCCGAGGCGGCAACGACGTGTGGAGCGAACGGTTCGATGCGCTCCTCGACATCCTTCCAGCCCTTCCTCTCGGCCTGGCAGTCAAGGACCTCGATCTCGACGTCGGGCAGTTCCCTCTCCAGGTACGCTGCGAGCACGAGCAGTCCCGTGGGCGGGGGAAGATACTCGCCCATGAGAAACCAGTAGTCCTTGGGCGGCTCGACGAACAGGATCTTCGTGGACATTCTCTCCCGCTCCTTGACCCGAAACGGTGCCATCCCCTATATATCGATAACCCAGCGGCTCCTAGCTCCCCGCCCGCATCCCTTCGTAAAGCTATGCCTCCGTTCTTTCTCCGTTCTTTCTCCTATGTCTCACTAGAGATCCTCCGCTTCTCCTCCGTAACTCCTCCGTACCCACTCCGTTTCAACTCTGCATAGGAGGCTTCGAGAAATCGCACTCGAGCGGTCGCAACATCTGCTAGTCGATTCGTCGCCCTTTGGCCTGCTCTTCCTCTGTCTCCCGAGACGTGGTTGGCTTCTTGGGCTTCGTCTTCTCTCTGAGATAGAGCAACAGGAGGACCGCCGTGACGACAACCAGAATTAGCAGCCCCCAGAACCATACCTGGTCATGCAAAGGGGTTTCCGGAGGGCGTTCCTCAGCATTGCTGATGGTGAAAGTCACGGTTGCGAGAGCCGAGTAGTCGGTGCCGTCGAATGACCGAGCGTAGACGGTGTGTTGTCCGTTCGAGAAGACCGTCGTGTCCAGATCGTAGCTCCACGATGTCGTTCCGATTGCCTCTATCCATCCGCCACCGCCAATTCTGACCTCGACGAACTCGATAGTCCCGTCAGAGTCTGTCGCGGCCCCAATGACCGCGTGCCTGTCCGAGACGGTCTCGCCCGTTGAAGGGCTGATGAAGGCGCACGAGGGCATCTGGTTCTGATGGGAGGCCGAAGGTCTGGCACTCACCTCGGATGAGATCTCCCCTTCACCGACAACGTTGGACGCCGTCACCTGATAGTAGTATGTCAAACCATTGGTCAGGCCAACGTCTTCGTACGTGAGGATGTTCCCCGGCGTAGTCAGGTATGTCTCGTTGCCACTGGAGGTTCCTCTGTAGACGCTGTAGTGCGTGACCGGAGAGCCACCATCATCGATCGGGGGAATCCAAGTGAGCGTGACCAGACTGTTCCCCGCCGAGACCCCAAGTCCGATCGGAGGACCGGGCACCGCCATCGGCACCGCGCTCACAGAGTCCGACTTCGAGCCCTCTCCGATGGCGTTCTTTGCTGAGATCCTGTAGGAGTATGTCTGACCATTCGTCAGGCCCGTCTCGGTGAATGTTAGAACGTTCCCGATTTCGACGAGGAACGTCTCGCCCCCGGAGAAGGGCCCCTTGTAGACTGCATAGTTGGTGATGGGAGAACCGCCGTTGTCCGTCGGAGCGTCCCACGTCAACGTCAGCCGGCGGTCGCCCGCGGAAGCCGTGAGCCGCGTCGGCACACTCGGAACGGTCAAGACTGCTGCCGGTGTCGCACTGACCTCCTCGGACATGGCACCCTCGCCGACCTCGTTGATCGCGGATACCGTGTAGTGGTAAGTCACTCCATTGGTCAGTCCTATGTCGACGTATTGCTGGACGTACCCGACCTCGGCGAGAAGCGACCCGACTCCGGGTGTTATACCT
This window contains:
- a CDS encoding cobalamin-dependent protein (Presence of a B(12) (cobalamin)-binding domain implies dependence on cobalamin itself, in one of its several forms, or in some unusual lineages, dependence on a cobalamin-like analog.) yields the protein MSTKILFVEPPKDYWFLMGEYLPPPTGLLVLAAYLERELPDVEIEVLDCQAERKGWKDVEERIEPFAPHVVAASGFTANAYACAKVAEAAKRVSSDIVTVLGGQHFSFTTEDSLNDFPEIDYIVRGEGEVTLVELIRALRDGQDVGGIEGLSFRNNGGVVHTPQRPLVENLDTLPFPAYHLVEKNIGKYHFTMMAGKSTRYMILEGSRGCKHRCSFCTQWRHWNGVWRTKSPKRIADEMEHFHQRFGGKFLWLTDDNFDYRSRGEELWRELRQRDFTDDIAWFFQARTDDIANNPDLVAKLREVGNSWILIGVESNSPEILKDFKKGLRVGDAARAVKILNDNDVFTQSMLVMGSRRDTAESIKQLRRFSLELDTHLAIYTVLTPYPGTEVHETALRNGWIEDSNYAHYDMVHAIMPTESLSRDEVQQELYGCYRAFYGSLPRNIAGLFSKNRTKRRAYRHMAGKSVLRNLRRLI
- a CDS encoding zinc-ribbon domain-containing protein translates to MVYCAKCGQQNADGAQFCSNCAAPFGADRRGREKECERDCEDECHGGPPRGGSIIWGVIIALIGLFIVIELGLKNVEGMPDWIANFQLWWIIPVLIGIAIIIAGIRMMVKKA